From the Fusobacterium ulcerans ATCC 49185 genome, the window TCCAGTTATTTCATACGCAAGCCATAACATTCCTGTCCAGAATCCACTTGTCCAATCATCCCATTCTCCACCATTAAGTACTCCTGGATATATATAATTTGTACTACATGCTCTTGGAAAAGTATTTATAAAAGTCCTTGTATTAGCGTCTATTTTCTTTAATGCTTCATGTAATGCTCCATATAATATTTCTTTAGGAAGATCTATTTTTTGTGAAAATCTTTCTCTAATTTCTTTTTTTAATTCCATTTTTTCTCCTTATCAATTTATTTTATATTCTTAAAATTCAAACTTATCTTTATATTTAATAGCCCATTCTTTTAATTTAGCTTCTAGTTCTGTTGCTATTTCATTTTCTGAACAATTATTTAATTTTATAGGATTCATTTGATATGGGTCATTTATATTGTCATATAATAATCTCTCTATTCCATGAGCTATTGTATATCCTCTATTTATTACATAAGTATGTTGTTTCGTTCTAATAGCTCTCCATCCAAAAGCTGTATTATCTTTACCATAGCTTTTAAATTCTTCTATTGCTCTTATTTGCCCTGGATATCCAGCCATAATAGCATAGTTTTCTATATCATTTCCATTTAAGATAACTTCTTTTAAATCTATTCCCTGTATGCTTTCTGGAATAGGAAGATTCATAAGGGATAAAATTGTTGGCATAATATCAACACCATTTAATACTACATTTGTATTTCCTCTTATGAATCTATCTCCATATTTAATCAAGAATGGTATTCCTACTGATTCTTCAAACCATACATGTTTACTCCAAAGTCTGTGACTACATAACATTTCTCCATGATCTGCTGTCAATACAATTATAGTGTCATCATATATTCCATTATCTTTTAAGTTTTGTAAAAGTCTTCCAAAATTTTCATCTATTCCAGTTACAGCAGCAAAATATTTTCTCATTACATCCTGATATTGCTCATCTGTAAAATTAAGTTTAGGATTTACACATTCTGTATGATCTGTTACATCTGTCAATAGTACATTTGGATTAATTTTAAATTTTTTATTTTTATACATATCTACATATTTTTGTGGAACCAGATCTAAAGGTGTATGTGGTGGATTCCATGATAAAATTAATGAAAAAACTTCATCTTTATTATTATTAATAAATTCTATTGCTTTATCTGTTTCATGTTCAACTGACCATTGTTCTATATTTATCATTTTATTGTCATTATGCCAATAATGTGGTTTTAGATGTTGATCACAAGTTCCATATGAATACCAATAATCAATTCCATGCCTTCTTTTTCCAGGTGGAGTAAATGCATCCCAATCTCTAGCTCCTGAAATAGGTTCATGATTAAAGTTTATTTCTGGACTGTCTAAATGCCATTTTCCAATATAGCCTGTTTTATATCCATTTTTCTTTAATATATCCATAAGAGTTATATCTGTTTCTCTTAGTTCCAGCTTAGATAACCCAGGCTTGCAGTTTGTCCATACTCCATGAGTTACAGGATAAGTCCCTGTAAATATTGTTGCTCTATTTGGTGAACACAATGGACATGCACTTACAGCATTATCAAAGCTTAAAGACTCTTTTGAGAACTTATCTATATTTGGTGTAATTACTTCATCTTTTCCCAAAAACCCCATAGCATCTCTACGCCATTGATCTGCAAAAACAAACAATAAGTTTGGCTTTTTATTCATAAATCATTTCCTCCTTTGAGTTTTAGTTTTTTGTTATTATTCTTGCACTTTCATCAAAATTCTTTCTATATTTCTCATTTTCTTACACCATGGAGTATATCAGAATTAAAAAAAATGTAAATCTTCACTATTCAACTAGAATTGTGGTTATATTTTTTTTACTATTTTTTATTTTATAATACTTATTTTTTAATATTTTTTTATTATATTTTTTTGTAAAAAAATATTTATAAGATTTAAAAAACATTTTTATTTGAGTCTGGTATAAAAAAGGATTTATTTTTTATTTCTATCCCAATTTTTATTGTGATATGTGAATCTAGAAAATAATATATTATTAAACTTTTTTGTTAAATAAAAAATGGTTCCTAAACTAATTTAGAAACCATTTTTTTATTTTATCTGCTCATAAATCTTTCATATGCTTGTTTTTGAATCTTAGTAGCTTTCCCTAACCCTGCTTTATTTAATCTATACATATAATTCTGCCAATCTTTATCTACATCTGATACTCCTAATATCCAAATTTGAGCCATTTCTTCTGTTATTGCATTAAGTTGTATCTCTATCTGCGATAATTCTTCTATTTCTTCTTTGGTATATTTTAATTTAGGCATTGGCTCTTTAACAACCCCTGATTTTATATATAAGTCTATGTCTTTTACTGTTTGTGGATCTGCCCACTGCCTTTCATTATTTCCATCTTGGAACATTCCTAGCCTATACTGTGCCCCAGTTTCCCTTATAACTGCTAAAGGAGTCCGCCCTTGTGAGTCTTTTAAAATCTTGTCTGTAAATTGTGGATTTCCATCTATTAAAGTATAATCCTCTCCTTCAATTCCAAAATTCCATAATCTTCTTCCTTCTTTACTATACCAAAAATCAAAATATTTTATTATAGTTACAGGATCTTTTGCCATAGAAGTTATGGACCATCCTCCCAGATAATTTGGCCTTGCAAATGAAGTTGTCCTTTTTCCACGAAATTCAGGAGGTAAGATCACTGAAAATTCAAAATCTTGAATAACTTTTTCAAGTCGACTATTATAGTTTCCAGTACTTGAAAACCAGTCACAAGTAAATCCTCCAATATTATTATTTAAAATATAATCTCTTGAAGCTACACTTCTTGTAAATGCTTCTTGATCTATTAAACCTTCTTTAAACCATTTCGATATCTCTTTTATTGCTTCTTTGTATTCTTGTTGTGCTGGTCCAAAAACAGGGATTTTCTTATCATCAACATACCAAGTAAATTCAGCTTTAAATATATCTATTAATGATTTTACCACTTTATTTATTGTATTTCCTCTAACAAAAAATGGGATTTCATCTTTTACCCCATTGTTATTAGGATCTCTATCTCTAAAAGCAATCAATACCTCATATAACTCATCAATTGTTTTAGGCTCTTTCAATTCTAATTTTTTTAGCCAATCTTTCCTTATATAATATCCTTGTGATGTTCTTATTTTTTTATAATCATTATAATTAGGTATCATATAAATATGCCCATCAGCTGCCAATGCATCTTTTTTATATTCTGGATTTTCTTCAAACATTTTTTTGATATTTGGAGCATATTCATCTATTAAATTTTCTAAAGGAATAACTTTCTTTTCTGCTCCTAATTTTTCTAACTCCTCTGGAAATTCATATCCTATAATATCAGGAATATTTCCTGTTATCAACATAAGATTAAATGCTTGAACTTCATCACTTTGATTTCTAGACGCCACCCCTTTTAATTTTATATTTGTTAATTCTGCAGCTTTTTTATAAACTGGTAAATCTCCATTAAAAGCTTTTCCTATATGTATAGCAAAAATAGTAAATTCTTTTGGTTCTTTTGAAAGAATAAATTTATTTTTATTTTTTATTTCATTTTCATTCTTGCCTTTTGTACAACCTAGAATTAAAAATAAAAAAGTAACCATTATATATAAGCTTTTTCTTTTCAATCTTCCTCCTAAAATGCCATAGCAATCTAATTTTCTCATAAATTATAACATTTAAATAATTTATTACAAAATTAATTTAATATATTTATTAACTATCTTAAATCTCCCATTGCTATATGGTCCATATCTGTAAATGTTTGATTCTCTCCAACCATTCCCCAGATAAATGTATAGTTACTTGTTCCTACTCCTGAGTGAATTGACCAAGATGGAGAAATCACTCCTTGCTCATTAGCCATAATGATATGTCTTGTTTCTGTAGGTTCTCCCATTAAGTGAAAAACTCTTGTTTCTGGGTCCATATTGAAATAAAAATATACTTCCATCCTTCTTTCATGAGTATGACAAGGCATTGTATTCCACATATTATTTGGTTCTAATACTGTCATTCCCATTAGTAATTGGCAAGATTTACATACAGCTGGATGCACATACTGAAATATTGTTCTTTCATTTGAGTTTGCTATGCTTCCTAATTTTACTGGATTAGCTTTTTCTATATCTATTTTTACAATAGGATAAGTCATATGTGCTGGAGCTGAATTTATATAAAATTTAGCTGGATTAAGTGAATCTTCTGATATAAATACTAATTCTTTTGAACCCATTCCTATATAAAGTCCATCTTTTGAATTCATTTTATATTCTACTCCATCTACTGTTATTTTCCCTGCTCCACCAATATTAATTACTCCTAATTCTCTTCTTTCTAAGAAAAATTCAGAACCAAGTTCCTTACTTCCTTCTAATCTTACTTCTTTAGTTACTGGCATAATTCCTCCAGCAATTATCCTGTCTACATGAGAATAAGTTAAAGCTGCTTCATCTGTTCTAAATATAGTTCCTATAAAATAATGTTTTCTTAATTCTTCTGTTGTATAATGTTTAGAATCCTCTGGATGATTTGCATATCTTACATCTAATTTCATTTTTATCTCTCCTTATTTACCACAATATATTTTTATAGTCTTAAAATTATCTAACCAGCCATCCACCATCTACTGCCAGTATGTGTCCATTTATATAATCTGATGCTTTACTTGCTAAAAACACTACTGCTCCCATTAAATCAGATGGGTCAGCCCATCTTTCAGCTGGTATTCTTCCTAATATTTCTGCATTTCTTTTTTCATCTGCTCTTATTGGTGCTGTATTTGCTGTTTTTATATATCCTGGTGCTATTGCGTTTATTTGAATATTTTTATTTGCTAATTCATTTGCAAATGCTTTTGTTATTCCTGCTACTGCATGTTTACTTGCTGTATAAGGGGGTACAAATTTTCCTCCTTGAAATGATAACATTGATGCTATATTTATTATTTTTCCTGATCCTTGATTTATCATTATTTTTGCTGTATCTTGACTTAAGTGATATACTGAATCTATATTTATTGCCATTACTGCATCCCAATCTGAATCTTTATATTCTAATAGTGGAGCTCTTCTTATTGTTCCTGCATTATTTACTAATATATCAATTTTTCCATATACTTTTATACACTCTTCTACACATGATGTTACTTGTGTTCTATCTGTTAAATCTGCTTGAAAAAAGTAAATTTTTCTTCCCTGTTTTTCTACCAATTCTCTTGTTTCATCCCATGTTCTATCATATGTCACCACAAATAAATCTGCTCCTGCTTTTGCCAATGCTGCTACATATGCCTGTCCTAATCCTGTATTCCCTCCAGTTACAATTGCTGTTTTTCCTTCTAATGAAAAGAAATTCATTGAAAACTGTTCTAATTGCTTCATAGTTATAAATCCTCCTTTTTTAATTATATTTTAATTTTTACGATTTAATTATTACATGTTAAAAATTAAAAGTAAATCTTCAATTTTACATTTACATTTTTCTATCTTTTTTATTTTTATTTTTCCTAATATTAAATATTACTTATAAATTTTTTTATAATTATTTCATATTTTTTTACTATTTTTTATTTAATATCATATACTATTTAGTATAAAATAATTTTACAAAAAAAAGTGTCAGTACTTACTCAAGAAGTACCAACACTTATAATTATACACTTGTTAACATTATTCTTTTAAGAAAATATTACTGGCATAGCATTTATCAGTGATTTAACTATATTATAATCCTCTTTAACAGCATCAGAATTTATATCTAAATATTTCTCTACATTTTCAAGATATTCTTTTGCCACTTCTTTCTCATCTATTTCAGCATAGTTCCAAGCTAATTCTAAATCTGTCCACCCTTCATATCCACCTATTTCAGCTGATTTCTTTATATGTTCCATAGACTCAATATATTTTCCACATTTTCTCAATACTCTTCCAAGATTATATTCTATCCAGCTGTCATAAGGATTAAGTGCAACTGCTTTTTTAAAGTTTTCTGAAGCTTCTTCATTTCTTCCTAACTTAGCAAGAGTCCATCCTATCTGTGAATAAATCCATTCATCATTTCTTCCCATTTCTATTACTTTTTCAAAATATTTTAACCCTTCCTCATATTTTTCTAAAGTTCCTAGATTCCAACCTATTTCTGAATACAACCAGATATCATCTCTTCCAGCTTTCTCTGCTTTATCCAAATAAACCAAAGCCTCTTCTGCTCTATCAAGTCTTCCATAATTGTAAGCTATCTCTGAATACAACCAGTCATCTTCTCTTCCTAGCTCTTGAGCTTTGAATAATCTTGCTATAGCTTCCTCACTTTTTCCAGTTCTTCCTAGGCAGATAGCAAATTCACAATTCAACCAGACATCTTCTCTTCCTAACTTTTCTGTTGTTTCAAGATATGAAAGTGCCTCTTCATATTTTCCTATAATATCATATGACCAGGCTATTTCTGAATTCAACCAGATATCATTTCTTCCTAATTCTTTTGCTTTAAGATAATACTCTATTCCTTCTTCCACTTTTTGATTTCTTGAAAGGCTGTATCCTATTTCTGAATATATCCAAGAGTCATTTCTTCCAAGCTCAATAGCTTTTTGAAGATACTTTTCCCCTTCTTCAGTTCTTCCTAATGCATCAAGATTCCAACCCATTTCTGAGTACAACCAGATATCATTTCTTCCTAATTTTTCAACTATTTCTAAATATTTTAAAGCCTCTTCATTTTTATTCAGCTGTCCTAGATTCCATGCTATAGTAGAATAAAGACGGATGCTCTTATCTCCAGCTTCTTCTGCATTTTTTAATTCTACTAAGGCCTCTTCATTTTTTCCTAAATCTCCCAGAGATAATCCCATTTCTAAATGAAGCCATGCATCATCTCTTCCTAATTCTTTTGCTCTGTTTAAATATTCTAATGCTTCTTCTGGTTTTGATATATTTCTCAAAGTCCATCCTATTTCAGACTCAAGCCATATATCATCTTCTGATATTTCCTTAGATTTATAAAGGTATTCTAATTCCTCTTCAAATTTATCTAAAACTCCAAGATTCCACCCTAATTGATTATAAAGCCATGGGTCATTTCTTCCTAATTCTTCTGCCTTTTTAAAATAATTTACTGCTTCCTCATGCTTTTCCATTCTTGCCAGCTGCCATCCTAATTCAGAATTCAGCCATGCATCATTTCTTCCAAGCTCTTCTGCTTTTTTTAGATATTCTACACCTTCTTCATATCTCTTTATAGCTCCAAGTGTCACTCCAATTTGTGATAAAAGCCAGATATTATCCTCTTCTCCCTCAAGAGCTCTCATATAATAATCCAGTGCTTCTTCATCTCTGTCTAATTGATTTAAACTCCACCCTATATGAGTAAGTGTATAGTAGTCATCTCCACCTACTTCTTCTATCTTTTTATAATATTCCAATGCCTTTTCATACTCTTCCAATTTCTCATATATATCTCCAATTTCAGTAAGAACAAAAGTATTTTCTGGTTCTAATTTCATAGCTTTTTTCAAAGCATCCAATGCTTCATCATTTTGCTCTATTCTTTGAAGATTCCATCCTAGTTCAAAATATGCCCAAACATACTCTGGATCTAAATTTTTGGATTTCTCAAAATATTCAGCAGCTTTCTCATAATTTTCTAAGCCACTGTAAGCATACCCAACTCTATAATTCCATTTTGCATCTTTTTTTCCCTCTTTTTCAATAGAAAAAAGTATTTCCAAAGCTTTTTCATAATTTCCTAAATTATTTTCTGCTCTTCCCCATTCAGATATAATTTCAAAATCTCTTTCTTCTTCTTTTGTTGCAAGAACCATATCTACAATTTCCTGATATTTATCCTCATCATTAAGAAGTGCTATTTTCTCTTTTAATTCTTTATTCATCTAAATCCTCCTTGAATGAATTGTATTTAGTATTATATATTCTACCATAAACTATTCTTTATATACAATCAACTATACTTTTCATTATGTCAATTTTCAGGTGCAGATATGTTTTTACTCTCTATTCCTTACCCAGTTCTTTAAATCCTTCTCCTAAAACTTCTGATACATCTGTTATTGTAAGAAAAGCTTCAGGATCTGTATCTCTTACTATTCTCTTTAATTTTACTATCTGAAATTTACTTACAACACAATATATTATATTTAAAGAATCTCTTGTATATCCTCCTGACCCATCTATTATAGTTACTCCTCTTTCTGTTTCATCCATGAGTTTGATTCTTAATTCCTCTGATTTTTTTGAAATTATAGTCACAGCTTTTGCTTTATCAAGTCCTTCTTGTAAAAAATCTATAGTTTTAGTCAGTACCATAGCGGCTATCAAAGTATACATAAAGATTTCTTTTCCAAATAAAAATGCCACTGCTGAAAGAACCACCACATCTAAAATGAACATAGCTCTTCCTACTGATATGCCTCTATATTTTGTCATTATTCTTGCAATAACATCTGTTCCTCCAGTAGAACCTCCAGACATAAATATTATTCCCAGTCCAATTCCACCTATAAAACCTCCATAAAGAGAAGCTAAAAGAACATCATCTGTAGCTCCGTTTAATCCTGATGTAAAATCCAGAGCAAAGGACATCATAGCTGTTCCATAAAGAGTTTTTACTATAAAATCTTTCCCTAGTATTTTCCAACCAATTATCAATATTGGTATATTTATTATAAAATAAGTTGTTCCAACAGGAGTCTTAAACAGATAGAAAACAATAAGAGCAATTCCTGTAACTCCCCCTTCAGCCAAATGGTTGCTTACATAAAAATAATTTACTGCAAAAGCATATAAAAAACAACCTAATGTTATAAAAAAATAATCTTTTAAAAATCTCAAAACTTTTTTTTCTATGTTACTCACCCCTATTTTAATTTTTTAAATTCACTTCTAATTTATTGTATGGAATTTCAATATTTTCATCATTGAAAACTTTTATAATATGTGCCATTAGTTTACTTCTCACACTATAATAGTGTTCTCTCCTTGTCCATACAATAAAATAAATATTAACAGATGAATCTCCATAACTCATTATATTTATAAAGTTTTTTCTTTCTTTTTCCAATCCTTCAAATGTTTCACTTATATTCTTCAATACTTCCACAGCCCTATTTTGATCACATTCATAAGAAACTGGAACTACCAATTTTATTCTTCTGTAATCATTCACATCATGATTAATTACATTACTGTTTATCATAACATTATTTGGAATTATTACTCTTTTACTGTCTAATGTATTTATATGAGTTGAAAATACATCTATTTTATATACTTCACCAAAAGCTCCATTTACTTCAATATATTCTCCCACAGTAAAAGGTCTTGTAAATAAGATTACCACTCCTCCTGCAAAATTAGAAAGAAATCCTCTGAGCGAGATACCTACTCCAAGACCTACTGCACTTATCATTGTTATGATAGATTGTTCCTTAAATCCAAATACAAGAAGCCCAAACAGAAAAAATATAATATATAATCCTAATTTAATAAAAGATTTGCTGAATTGTTTTGCTCCTTGATCAATCCTGTCTTTTGATACTTTATCAATATATTTTAGTACCACCCATGTAATTTTTTTTCCAATATAAATAATAAGTAAAAAAATAAGCAGTTTGACTAAAAAAATCAAAGCATCATTTAAAATAACTTTAAATATTTTTTCTCCATCGCTATTTTCTAAAGAAGTAATTACTGTAAAAAAGTTCATTTCAACATCTCCTTATATATTTTCCCCAAGATATTGTCTGTTATTTCTCTTTTATATTTTCACTCCATAAAGAAGATAACATATGTTTTACACTATAAAAAAATCCACTTACATTTTCTTTTATATTTCTAAAAAAACTTTTAATTACCTTTTTATTTCCATGTTTATTTATATAAAATTCTTTTCCATCTAATCTCACTAGAGCTTCTCCTTTTTGAAAAGAACTAGCACTTGAATATAGAAAATCTATAACTTTATCTCCATTTTTATTTATATATCCCCATTTACCATTATATTTTACTGCTGCAAGTTCTTCAGAGAAGAAATTTACCTCATCATATATCATTGGTATCTGTACTTTTCCATCAAAATTCAGATATCCATAGAGAAACTTTCTTCCATCTTTTTTATAAATTGTGATAAGATCTCTCTCAACTTCACTTTTTAACTCACTATACATCTGAGATTCCTTATCTTTATAATTATATACTCCCATATCTCCTATCCATTTTCCATCTTTAGTCATCATTCCTTCTTGATAGTTTATGTCAACAAGATATATATAATTGCTTTTTATAGCTATAAGCATATTATTCGGCTTTGTAATAAAATTATTCTTTGAATCAATTATTCCATATAGTCCAATAGAAGCTCGATCTCCATCTATTACTCTGACTATCTTATGATTTTCCAATTTTCTTTTTATAGGAACTTCTTCAACAACAAAATTATCTATTTTGATAAAATCTCCTCCAAAAAGTGTTGTTGTTATCATTATCAAAGCAATAAGTAATTTAATCATAATCTTACCCCCCTGTTTAGAAGTGTTCTGCCCTATAATATATTATAACTCTTATTTTCAGAAAAAAAAAGGGGCAATTAAAGTTTATTTTTAATCACCCCGTAAATTTACCAAATTATTAGTCTGGATTTATTACATATTCAGTTAATTCATTTACAAATTTCAATGTTTTATCATTTTTATCATTTACTGGATTAAATTCTACTATATCAACTGATGTTACAAAGTAGTTTTTAAACAAGTATTTAAATGTTTGGAATATTTCATCTGTAGTGAAACCATTTCTTACTGGTGTACTTACCCCTGGAGCCATTTCAGGATTTACAGAGTCTACATCAAAACTTATATGAAGATTATCTATTTTCAAGTAATCTTTTATCTCTTCAAGAATATTTTCTAATCCTTTTTGAAGAACTTCATCATGATATATAACTTTTACTCCAAGTTGATCTATTATCTCTCTTTCTTTGAAGTCCAAATCTC encodes:
- a CDS encoding sulfatase; this translates as MNKKPNLLFVFADQWRRDAMGFLGKDEVITPNIDKFSKESLSFDNAVSACPLCSPNRATIFTGTYPVTHGVWTNCKPGLSKLELRETDITLMDILKKNGYKTGYIGKWHLDSPEINFNHEPISGARDWDAFTPPGKRRHGIDYWYSYGTCDQHLKPHYWHNDNKMINIEQWSVEHETDKAIEFINNNKDEVFSLILSWNPPHTPLDLVPQKYVDMYKNKKFKINPNVLLTDVTDHTECVNPKLNFTDEQYQDVMRKYFAAVTGIDENFGRLLQNLKDNGIYDDTIIVLTADHGEMLCSHRLWSKHVWFEESVGIPFLIKYGDRFIRGNTNVVLNGVDIMPTILSLMNLPIPESIQGIDLKEVILNGNDIENYAIMAGYPGQIRAIEEFKSYGKDNTAFGWRAIRTKQHTYVINRGYTIAHGIERLLYDNINDPYQMNPIKLNNCSENEIATELEAKLKEWAIKYKDKFEF
- a CDS encoding extracellular solute-binding protein, with amino-acid sequence MKRKSLYIMVTFLFLILGCTKGKNENEIKNKNKFILSKEPKEFTIFAIHIGKAFNGDLPVYKKAAELTNIKLKGVASRNQSDEVQAFNLMLITGNIPDIIGYEFPEELEKLGAEKKVIPLENLIDEYAPNIKKMFEENPEYKKDALAADGHIYMIPNYNDYKKIRTSQGYYIRKDWLKKLELKEPKTIDELYEVLIAFRDRDPNNNGVKDEIPFFVRGNTINKVVKSLIDIFKAEFTWYVDDKKIPVFGPAQQEYKEAIKEISKWFKEGLIDQEAFTRSVASRDYILNNNIGGFTCDWFSSTGNYNSRLEKVIQDFEFSVILPPEFRGKRTTSFARPNYLGGWSITSMAKDPVTIIKYFDFWYSKEGRRLWNFGIEGEDYTLIDGNPQFTDKILKDSQGRTPLAVIRETGAQYRLGMFQDGNNERQWADPQTVKDIDLYIKSGVVKEPMPKLKYTKEEIEELSQIEIQLNAITEEMAQIWILGVSDVDKDWQNYMYRLNKAGLGKATKIQKQAYERFMSR
- the kduI gene encoding 5-dehydro-4-deoxy-D-glucuronate isomerase, whose protein sequence is MKLDVRYANHPEDSKHYTTEELRKHYFIGTIFRTDEAALTYSHVDRIIAGGIMPVTKEVRLEGSKELGSEFFLERRELGVINIGGAGKITVDGVEYKMNSKDGLYIGMGSKELVFISEDSLNPAKFYINSAPAHMTYPIVKIDIEKANPVKLGSIANSNERTIFQYVHPAVCKSCQLLMGMTVLEPNNMWNTMPCHTHERRMEVYFYFNMDPETRVFHLMGEPTETRHIIMANEQGVISPSWSIHSGVGTSNYTFIWGMVGENQTFTDMDHIAMGDLR
- the kduD gene encoding 2-dehydro-3-deoxy-D-gluconate 5-dehydrogenase KduD; amino-acid sequence: MKQLEQFSMNFFSLEGKTAIVTGGNTGLGQAYVAALAKAGADLFVVTYDRTWDETRELVEKQGRKIYFFQADLTDRTQVTSCVEECIKVYGKIDILVNNAGTIRRAPLLEYKDSDWDAVMAINIDSVYHLSQDTAKIMINQGSGKIINIASMLSFQGGKFVPPYTASKHAVAGITKAFANELANKNIQINAIAPGYIKTANTAPIRADEKRNAEILGRIPAERWADPSDLMGAVVFLASKASDYINGHILAVDGGWLVR
- a CDS encoding tetratricopeptide repeat protein produces the protein MNKELKEKIALLNDEDKYQEIVDMVLATKEEERDFEIISEWGRAENNLGNYEKALEILFSIEKEGKKDAKWNYRVGYAYSGLENYEKAAEYFEKSKNLDPEYVWAYFELGWNLQRIEQNDEALDALKKAMKLEPENTFVLTEIGDIYEKLEEYEKALEYYKKIEEVGGDDYYTLTHIGWSLNQLDRDEEALDYYMRALEGEEDNIWLLSQIGVTLGAIKRYEEGVEYLKKAEELGRNDAWLNSELGWQLARMEKHEEAVNYFKKAEELGRNDPWLYNQLGWNLGVLDKFEEELEYLYKSKEISEDDIWLESEIGWTLRNISKPEEALEYLNRAKELGRDDAWLHLEMGLSLGDLGKNEEALVELKNAEEAGDKSIRLYSTIAWNLGQLNKNEEALKYLEIVEKLGRNDIWLYSEMGWNLDALGRTEEGEKYLQKAIELGRNDSWIYSEIGYSLSRNQKVEEGIEYYLKAKELGRNDIWLNSEIAWSYDIIGKYEEALSYLETTEKLGREDVWLNCEFAICLGRTGKSEEAIARLFKAQELGREDDWLYSEIAYNYGRLDRAEEALVYLDKAEKAGRDDIWLYSEIGWNLGTLEKYEEGLKYFEKVIEMGRNDEWIYSQIGWTLAKLGRNEEASENFKKAVALNPYDSWIEYNLGRVLRKCGKYIESMEHIKKSAEIGGYEGWTDLELAWNYAEIDEKEVAKEYLENVEKYLDINSDAVKEDYNIVKSLINAMPVIFS
- a CDS encoding YitT family protein; translated protein: MRFLKDYFFITLGCFLYAFAVNYFYVSNHLAEGGVTGIALIVFYLFKTPVGTTYFIINIPILIIGWKILGKDFIVKTLYGTAMMSFALDFTSGLNGATDDVLLASLYGGFIGGIGLGIIFMSGGSTGGTDVIARIMTKYRGISVGRAMFILDVVVLSAVAFLFGKEIFMYTLIAAMVLTKTIDFLQEGLDKAKAVTIISKKSEELRIKLMDETERGVTIIDGSGGYTRDSLNIIYCVVSKFQIVKLKRIVRDTDPEAFLTITDVSEVLGEGFKELGKE
- a CDS encoding mechanosensitive ion channel family protein; the encoded protein is MNFFTVITSLENSDGEKIFKVILNDALIFLVKLLIFLLIIYIGKKITWVVLKYIDKVSKDRIDQGAKQFSKSFIKLGLYIIFFLFGLLVFGFKEQSIITMISAVGLGVGISLRGFLSNFAGGVVILFTRPFTVGEYIEVNGAFGEVYKIDVFSTHINTLDSKRVIIPNNVMINSNVINHDVNDYRRIKLVVPVSYECDQNRAVEVLKNISETFEGLEKERKNFINIMSYGDSSVNIYFIVWTRREHYYSVRSKLMAHIIKVFNDENIEIPYNKLEVNLKN
- a CDS encoding WG repeat-containing protein: MIKLLIALIMITTTLFGGDFIKIDNFVVEEVPIKRKLENHKIVRVIDGDRASIGLYGIIDSKNNFITKPNNMLIAIKSNYIYLVDINYQEGMMTKDGKWIGDMGVYNYKDKESQMYSELKSEVERDLITIYKKDGRKFLYGYLNFDGKVQIPMIYDEVNFFSEELAAVKYNGKWGYINKNGDKVIDFLYSSASSFQKGEALVRLDGKEFYINKHGNKKVIKSFFRNIKENVSGFFYSVKHMLSSLWSENIKEK